One genomic segment of Eikenella corrodens includes these proteins:
- a CDS encoding TatD family hydrolase: MLTDTHCHLADSMLACRLPEITNAAHATGVQRFIVPSVTEADFDAVCRLHAPPKYYGALGLHPWFAESFQPGLISRIAERLQAQPGLLVGEIGLDYYGDRKQTRTEQTTALLAQLDLAQQFGRPVLLHHVRAAPDVVAALKHSGFRSGGIAHAFSGSLEEARAFIRCGLFIGIGTLVLNPNARKVRTAAAELPLEHLVLETDSPFMQIAGAGENTPINVRQVAETVAALRGISMQEVAAATEQNVDRLLSFS, encoded by the coding sequence ATGCTTACCGATACCCACTGCCACCTTGCCGATTCCATGCTTGCCTGCCGGCTACCTGAAATCACTAATGCAGCCCATGCCACAGGAGTGCAGCGTTTTATTGTGCCGTCGGTTACCGAAGCGGATTTCGATGCCGTCTGCCGGCTGCATGCCCCACCCAAATATTATGGCGCGCTTGGCCTGCACCCGTGGTTTGCCGAAAGCTTCCAACCCGGTTTAATTAGCCGCATCGCCGAGCGCCTGCAAGCGCAGCCGGGGCTGCTGGTGGGCGAAATCGGGCTGGATTATTACGGCGATCGCAAGCAGACCCGCACCGAGCAAACCACCGCCCTGCTCGCCCAGCTCGACTTAGCGCAGCAATTTGGCCGCCCTGTGCTGCTGCACCATGTGCGCGCCGCACCCGATGTGGTTGCCGCGCTCAAGCACAGCGGTTTCCGCAGCGGCGGCATTGCCCATGCGTTTTCAGGTAGCCTCGAAGAAGCCCGTGCCTTTATCCGTTGCGGTTTGTTTATCGGCATCGGCACACTGGTGCTCAACCCGAATGCCCGCAAAGTGCGTACCGCTGCCGCAGAGCTGCCGCTGGAACACTTGGTGCTGGAAACCGACAGCCCGTTTATGCAAATAGCCGGCGCAGGAGAAAACACGCCCATCAATGTGCGGCAGGTGGCAGAAACTGTGGCGGCCTTGCGTGGCATCAGCATGCAGGAAGTAGCCGCTGCCACAGAGCAAAATGTGGATAGGCTGCTGTCTTTCTCTTAA
- the nrdA gene encoding class 1a ribonucleoside-diphosphate reductase subunit alpha produces MNDTVNLKVTKRDGRLEPIDLDKIHRVVTWAAQGLDNVSVSQVELKSHIQFYNGIRTDDIHETIIKAAADLISEDTPDYQYLAARLAIFHLRKIAYGQYEPPHLFDHVSKLTAEGKYDRHILEDYSREEFDEIDGYIDHARDMTFSYAAVKQLEGKYLVQNRVTRQIYETPQFLYILVAMCLFAKYPKATRLDYVKRFYDAVSLFKISLPTPIMSGVRTPTRQFSSCVLIECDDSLDSINATTSAIVKYVSQRAGIGINAGRIRGLGSEIRGGEAQHTGCIPFFKMFQAAVKSCSQGGVRGGAATLFYPLWHIEVESLLVLKNNRGVEDNRVRQLDYGVQINRLLYTRLIKGGNITLFSPNEVPGLYDAFFADQDEFERLYVQYEQDPAIRKRVVPATELFSTLMQERAGTGRIYIHNVDHSNTHSPFDPAVAPVRQSNLCLEIALPTKPLNDINDENGEIALCTLSAFNLGALENLDELENLSDLAVRALDALLDYQDYPIPAARKATMNRRTLGIGVINYAYYLAKHGVRYSNDSALALTHRTFEAMQYYLLKASVQLAKEYGACPLFGQTMYAKGVLPIDTYKKDLDSICSEPLHYDWEALRAEIVQHGLRNSTLTALMPSETSSQIANATNGIEPPRGLVSVKASKDGILKQVVPEFDRLKNQYETLWQMGGNDGYLKLVGIMQKFVDQAISANTSYDPKRFDGGRVPMKQMLKDLLTAYKFGLKTLYYHHTRDGADDTQSDIQDDGCAGGACKI; encoded by the coding sequence ATGAACGATACCGTTAATCTCAAAGTTACCAAGCGCGACGGCCGTTTGGAGCCGATCGACCTCGATAAAATCCACCGCGTTGTTACTTGGGCGGCGCAAGGCCTCGACAACGTATCTGTATCGCAAGTCGAGCTTAAATCCCATATCCAGTTTTACAACGGCATCCGTACCGACGATATCCACGAAACCATCATCAAAGCTGCTGCCGACCTGATTTCCGAAGACACTCCCGACTATCAATACCTGGCCGCCCGTCTCGCTATTTTCCACCTGCGCAAAATCGCCTACGGCCAATACGAGCCGCCACACCTATTCGACCACGTCAGCAAGCTGACCGCCGAAGGCAAATACGACCGCCACATCCTCGAGGACTACAGCCGCGAAGAGTTTGACGAAATCGACGGCTACATTGACCACGCCCGCGATATGACCTTCTCCTATGCCGCCGTTAAGCAGCTGGAAGGCAAATACCTGGTGCAAAACCGCGTTACCCGCCAGATCTACGAAACCCCGCAGTTCCTCTACATCTTGGTGGCCATGTGCCTGTTTGCCAAATATCCCAAAGCTACCCGCTTGGATTACGTCAAACGCTTCTACGACGCGGTTTCCCTGTTCAAAATTTCGTTGCCCACGCCCATCATGAGCGGCGTGCGCACCCCCACGCGCCAATTCTCCAGCTGCGTGCTGATCGAATGCGACGACAGCCTGGACTCTATCAACGCCACCACCAGCGCGATTGTGAAATACGTTTCCCAACGCGCCGGTATCGGTATCAACGCCGGCCGCATTCGCGGCTTGGGCAGCGAAATCCGCGGCGGCGAAGCCCAGCACACCGGCTGCATTCCGTTTTTCAAAATGTTCCAAGCCGCCGTTAAATCCTGTTCCCAAGGCGGAGTGCGCGGCGGTGCGGCCACCCTGTTCTACCCGCTGTGGCACATCGAAGTGGAAAGCCTGTTGGTATTGAAAAACAACCGCGGCGTGGAAGACAACCGCGTGCGCCAGCTCGATTACGGCGTACAAATCAACCGCCTGCTCTACACCCGCCTGATTAAAGGCGGCAACATCACCCTGTTCTCGCCCAACGAAGTGCCCGGCCTGTACGACGCCTTCTTCGCCGACCAAGACGAGTTCGAGCGCCTGTATGTGCAATACGAGCAAGACCCGGCCATCCGCAAACGCGTGGTACCCGCCACCGAGCTGTTCTCCACCCTGATGCAGGAACGCGCCGGCACCGGCCGCATCTACATCCACAACGTAGACCACAGCAATACCCACAGCCCGTTTGATCCCGCCGTGGCTCCCGTGCGCCAGTCCAACCTGTGCCTGGAAATCGCCCTGCCCACCAAGCCGTTAAACGATATTAACGATGAAAACGGTGAAATCGCCCTCTGCACCCTGTCCGCCTTCAACCTCGGCGCATTGGAAAACCTGGACGAGCTGGAAAACCTTTCCGACCTCGCCGTGCGCGCGCTCGATGCCCTGCTCGACTACCAAGACTACCCCATTCCCGCCGCCCGCAAAGCTACCATGAACCGCCGCACCCTGGGCATCGGCGTGATCAACTACGCCTATTATCTGGCCAAACACGGCGTGCGCTACAGCAACGATTCCGCCCTCGCCCTCACCCACCGCACCTTCGAAGCCATGCAATACTACCTGCTCAAAGCTTCCGTGCAGCTGGCCAAAGAATACGGTGCCTGCCCCTTATTCGGCCAAACCATGTACGCCAAAGGCGTGCTGCCCATCGACACCTACAAAAAAGACCTCGACAGCATCTGCAGCGAGCCCCTGCACTACGACTGGGAAGCCCTACGCGCCGAAATCGTCCAGCACGGCCTGCGCAACTCCACCCTCACCGCGCTCATGCCCAGCGAAACCAGCTCGCAAATCGCCAACGCCACCAACGGCATCGAGCCACCGCGCGGGCTGGTCAGCGTGAAAGCCTCTAAAGACGGTATCCTCAAACAAGTCGTACCCGAATTCGATCGCCTGAAAAACCAATACGAAACCCTGTGGCAGATGGGCGGCAACGACGGCTACCTGAAATTGGTCGGCATCATGCAGAAATTTGTTGATCAGGCTATTTCCGCCAACACCAGTTACGACCCCAAACGCTTCGACGGCGGCCGCGTGCCCATGAAGCAGATGCTCAAAGACCTGCTCACCGCCTACAAATTCGGCCTGAAAACCCTCTACTACCACCACACTCGTGATGGTGCGGACGATACGCAGAGCGATATTCAGGACGACGGCTGTGCTGGGGGGGCTTGTAAGATTTAG
- a CDS encoding nuclease-related domain-containing protein: MLIKSADDKSSKLKLLEAVDKLQLNKQQREHLTDKLWKLRTGINGEKDAAFYIDNYLKDSEYYVIIHDLRIEIDGEVAQIDHLLINRVFAILLETKNFNGNLTINKFGEFTVQYPSGKKKGIPSPIEQSKRHERILLKLFDRIGVKMKTGRPLEVHHAVLVSPQSIIRRPDSKDFDTSCVIKADAIRQWHEQFGENRVGVGFVLNHMFDALLINNETIHEWGRRIAAEHKPEGLLEYLPNSIKPLLTNCHTCGQAISENEALLCLHNHERFSGKIYCREHQQAALQQKAPPASPESETEHDEYCAHSGCHEKLSQAVIQYCQKHSCRFGGKLYCREHQQSNTTDKISNTQAEQIETEQIHCNHPGCDKKLTPAVVQYCQKYSKRFHGKLYCMEHQRAKNRT, from the coding sequence ATGCTGATTAAATCTGCCGACGATAAAAGCAGCAAGCTGAAACTGCTCGAAGCCGTAGACAAACTGCAGCTCAACAAGCAGCAACGCGAACATTTAACCGATAAATTATGGAAGCTGCGCACCGGTATCAACGGCGAGAAAGATGCTGCCTTTTACATCGACAACTACCTAAAAGATAGCGAATACTATGTAATCATCCATGACTTACGGATAGAAATCGACGGAGAAGTTGCGCAAATCGATCACCTATTGATCAACCGCGTTTTTGCCATCTTGTTGGAAACCAAAAACTTCAATGGCAACCTCACTATCAACAAATTCGGCGAATTCACGGTTCAATACCCCAGCGGTAAGAAAAAGGGAATCCCATCCCCCATCGAACAAAGCAAACGGCACGAACGCATCTTATTGAAACTGTTCGACCGTATCGGCGTGAAAATGAAAACCGGTCGCCCGTTGGAAGTACACCATGCCGTTCTTGTATCGCCGCAGTCCATTATCCGACGGCCAGATAGCAAAGATTTTGATACTTCCTGCGTCATCAAAGCCGATGCTATCCGACAATGGCACGAACAATTCGGCGAAAATAGAGTAGGCGTCGGCTTCGTTCTCAACCATATGTTTGATGCCCTGTTAATCAACAACGAAACCATTCACGAATGGGGGCGGCGCATTGCGGCAGAACACAAGCCAGAAGGGCTACTAGAATATCTGCCCAATTCCATCAAGCCCTTATTGACAAACTGCCACACCTGCGGGCAGGCCATCAGCGAAAATGAAGCATTGCTATGTCTGCATAACCATGAACGCTTCAGCGGCAAAATATACTGTCGCGAGCACCAGCAGGCAGCCTTACAACAAAAAGCACCCCCCGCCAGCCCCGAATCCGAAACCGAACATGATGAATACTGCGCACACTCAGGCTGTCATGAAAAACTCAGCCAGGCAGTCATTCAATATTGCCAAAAACACAGCTGCCGTTTCGGCGGCAAACTATATTGCCGCGAACATCAGCAGAGCAACACAACCGACAAAATAAGCAACACCCAAGCCGAGCAAATAGAAACAGAACAAATCCATTGCAACCACCCAGGCTGCGATAAGAAGCTTACCCCGGCAGTTGTCCAATATTGCCAAAAATATTCCAAACGTTTTCACGGTAAACTGTATTGCATGGAACACCAACGTGCCAAAAACCGTACCTAA
- the nrdB gene encoding class Ia ribonucleoside-diphosphate reductase subunit beta: protein MSYSTFSKEKNDVLKEPMFFGQPVNVARYDQQKYEVFEKLIEKQLSFFWRPEEIDVSRDRIDYANLPDHEKHIFISNLKYQTLLDSIQGRSPNVALLPLVSIPELETWIETWSFSETIHSRSYTHIIRNIVNDPSVVFDDIVQNEYIIARAEDIACYYDDLIEYTQYYNLLGEGEHRVNGKTIVVSLRDLKKKLYLCLMCVNVLEAIRFYVSFACSFAFAERELMEGNAKIIKLIARDEALHLTSTQHMLNLMRSGTDDPEMAEIAAELENDCFELFKKAAEQEKEWAEYLFKDGSMIGLNKDILCQYVEYITNHRMMAVGLNAAFPAATQNPIPWINAWLSSDNVQVAPQEVEISSYLIGQIDAEVSADDLGDFEL from the coding sequence ATGTCCTACAGTACCTTCAGCAAGGAAAAAAACGACGTCCTCAAAGAGCCGATGTTTTTCGGCCAGCCCGTAAACGTTGCCCGCTACGACCAGCAGAAATACGAAGTATTTGAAAAACTGATTGAAAAACAGCTTTCCTTCTTCTGGCGGCCGGAAGAAATCGACGTGTCGCGCGACCGCATCGACTACGCCAACCTGCCCGACCACGAAAAACACATCTTCATCAGCAACCTCAAATACCAAACCCTGCTCGACTCCATCCAAGGCCGCAGCCCCAACGTCGCCCTGCTGCCCCTGGTGTCCATTCCCGAGCTCGAGACCTGGATTGAAACTTGGAGCTTCAGCGAAACCATCCACTCGCGCAGCTACACCCACATCATCCGCAACATCGTCAACGACCCCTCAGTCGTGTTCGACGACATCGTGCAAAACGAATACATCATCGCCCGCGCCGAAGATATCGCCTGCTACTACGACGACCTCATCGAATACACCCAATATTACAACCTGTTGGGCGAAGGCGAGCACCGCGTAAACGGCAAAACCATCGTGGTGAGCCTGCGCGATTTGAAGAAAAAACTCTACCTCTGCCTGATGTGCGTCAACGTGCTCGAAGCCATCCGCTTCTACGTTTCCTTCGCCTGCTCCTTCGCCTTTGCCGAGCGTGAACTGATGGAAGGCAATGCCAAAATCATCAAACTCATCGCCCGCGACGAAGCCCTGCACCTCACCAGCACCCAGCACATGCTTAACCTCATGCGCAGCGGTACCGACGACCCAGAAATGGCCGAAATTGCCGCCGAGCTGGAAAACGACTGCTTCGAGCTCTTCAAAAAAGCCGCCGAGCAAGAAAAAGAGTGGGCGGAATACCTCTTCAAAGACGGCAGCATGATCGGCCTGAACAAAGACATCCTGTGCCAATATGTGGAATACATCACCAACCACCGCATGATGGCCGTCGGCCTAAACGCCGCCTTCCCCGCCGCCACGCAAAACCCCATCCCCTGGATCAATGCTTGGCTTTCTTCCGACAACGTTCAGGTAGCCCCGCAGGAAGTGGAAATCTCCTCCTACCTGATCGGCCAAATCGACGCCGAAGTGAGCGCCGACGACTTGGGCGACTTTGAACTGTAA
- a CDS encoding RnfABCDGE type electron transport complex subunit B: MPTASQIEALLPQTQCRQCGYDGCAPYAQAIAQGQAPINLCPPGGDIVLHELAELLHIPPLPLAQPEKAAVKALAYIDETACIGCTACIKACPVDAILGASKLMHTVLADECTGCGLCLPPCPVDCIRMQPVPDAVLPRAGAQAQPEQARRAAAAHAKQRFQHREQRQQRAAAERRAHLAQRATAVQAAAQTPPPTKPAAPPAKPNNPTTPAFNPADLIARAMAGAQARQNQRTVPSNHDSFRQQQIAAAQQQAAHRRALKHIRYGNEAEQAAAKDYLRQLKAEEEAQSQN, encoded by the coding sequence ATGCCCACCGCCAGCCAAATCGAAGCCCTCCTGCCGCAAACCCAATGCCGCCAATGCGGCTACGACGGCTGCGCCCCCTATGCCCAAGCCATCGCCCAAGGCCAAGCCCCCATCAACCTCTGCCCGCCCGGCGGCGACATCGTGTTGCATGAGCTTGCCGAGCTGCTGCACATCCCGCCGCTGCCCCTGGCCCAGCCCGAAAAGGCCGCCGTAAAAGCCCTGGCCTATATCGACGAAACTGCCTGCATCGGCTGTACCGCCTGCATCAAAGCCTGCCCCGTCGATGCCATCCTCGGCGCATCCAAACTCATGCACACCGTGCTGGCCGACGAATGCACCGGCTGCGGCCTTTGCCTGCCACCCTGCCCCGTAGACTGCATCAGAATGCAGCCTGTACCCGATGCCGTCTTGCCCCGCGCCGGCGCCCAAGCCCAACCGGAGCAAGCCCGCCGCGCCGCTGCCGCACACGCCAAACAACGCTTCCAACACCGCGAGCAGCGCCAACAGCGTGCCGCTGCCGAACGCCGAGCCCACCTTGCCCAACGGGCCACCGCCGTGCAGGCAGCCGCCCAAACTCCCCCGCCTACCAAGCCGGCAGCACCCCCTGCCAAACCAAACAATCCCACCACACCCGCCTTCAACCCGGCCGACCTCATCGCCCGCGCCATGGCCGGCGCCCAAGCCCGGCAAAACCAGCGCACCGTGCCCAGCAATCACGACAGCTTCCGCCAACAACAAATCGCCGCCGCCCAACAACAAGCCGCCCACCGCCGCGCCCTGAAACACATCCGCTACGGCAACGAAGCCGAGCAAGCCGCCGCCAAAGACTACCTCCGCCAACTCAAAGCCGAAGAAGAAGCCCAATCTCAAAACTGA
- a CDS encoding cytochrome b, protein MKDTPQYYGTLSRFFHWLMAAMFAFMLCTAAMWNINEKYYSLMGYHKSVGFLLLVLVALRLVWALVNWHNRPHGSLAVKLGHAALYLLMAAVPVIAMIRQYGSARGDLEVFGITVMNKIEQPIEWMTQLGNAAHGKLAYLLFVLAFGHIAMAMLHQLHGEKIINRMAGK, encoded by the coding sequence ATGAAAGACACACCACAATACTACGGCACCCTCAGCCGTTTTTTCCATTGGCTGATGGCGGCTATGTTTGCCTTTATGCTGTGCACGGCGGCCATGTGGAATATTAACGAAAAATACTACAGCTTGATGGGCTACCACAAATCGGTGGGCTTCCTGTTGTTGGTTTTGGTGGCTTTGCGCCTGGTTTGGGCACTGGTTAATTGGCACAACCGCCCGCACGGCAGCTTGGCGGTGAAGCTGGGGCATGCCGCGCTGTATCTGTTGATGGCGGCGGTGCCGGTGATAGCGATGATTCGCCAATACGGCTCTGCACGCGGCGATTTGGAAGTGTTCGGCATCACGGTGATGAATAAAATCGAGCAGCCTATCGAGTGGATGACGCAGCTGGGTAACGCGGCGCACGGCAAACTGGCGTATCTGCTGTTTGTGCTGGCCTTCGGGCACATCGCCATGGCGATGCTGCACCAGCTGCACGGCGAGAAAATCATCAATCGGATGGCCGGCAAATAA
- a CDS encoding phosphoribosylaminoimidazolesuccinocarboxamide synthase, whose product MTTIPLKKIYSGKVRDLYEIDSRSMLIVASDRLSAFDVILNEPIPGKGEILTQISNFWFGKLSHIMPNHFTGQTVYDVLPHDVAAALEKRAVVAKRLEPLKIEAIVRGYLAGSGWKEYRQTGAVCGIRLPENLREAEQLPEIIFTPSTKAAVGNHDINISFDECARIIGQELAEEVRRKAIALYSEAAEYARTRGIIICDTKFEFGLDENGTLTLMDEVLTPDSSRFWPADQYRPGSNPPSFDKQFIRDWLEQSGWNKQPPAPAVPAEVIEKTLAKYREALELLTQ is encoded by the coding sequence ATGACCACCATTCCGCTGAAAAAAATCTATTCCGGCAAAGTGCGCGATTTGTATGAAATCGACAGCCGCAGCATGCTCATCGTTGCCTCCGACCGTCTCTCCGCTTTCGATGTGATCTTGAACGAACCCATTCCCGGCAAAGGCGAAATCCTCACCCAGATTTCCAATTTCTGGTTTGGCAAACTCTCGCACATCATGCCCAACCACTTCACCGGCCAAACCGTATACGACGTATTGCCGCACGACGTAGCCGCCGCGCTGGAAAAACGCGCCGTGGTGGCCAAACGGCTCGAACCTTTGAAAATCGAAGCCATCGTGCGCGGTTATTTGGCCGGCAGCGGCTGGAAAGAATACCGCCAAACCGGCGCCGTGTGCGGCATCAGGCTACCTGAAAACCTGCGCGAAGCCGAGCAGCTGCCCGAAATCATCTTCACCCCGTCCACCAAAGCCGCAGTGGGCAACCACGATATCAACATCAGCTTTGATGAGTGCGCCCGCATCATCGGCCAAGAGCTGGCCGAAGAAGTGCGCCGCAAAGCCATCGCCCTCTATAGCGAAGCCGCCGAATACGCCCGCACCCGCGGTATCATCATCTGCGACACCAAATTCGAATTCGGCCTGGACGAAAACGGCACGCTCACCCTGATGGACGAAGTGCTCACCCCTGATTCCAGCCGCTTTTGGCCGGCCGACCAATACCGGCCCGGCAGCAACCCGCCCTCGTTCGACAAACAATTCATCCGCGACTGGCTCGAACAAAGCGGCTGGAACAAACAGCCTCCCGCCCCCGCAGTGCCCGCCGAGGTTATCGAAAAAACCTTGGCCAAATACCGCGAGGCTTTGGAACTGCTCACCCAGTAA
- a CDS encoding FKBP-type peptidyl-prolyl cis-trans isomerase, which translates to MSNLIIEDIETGSGKTAEKGKRISVHYSGYLTNGSKFDSSLDRGQPLTIILGVGQVIRGWDEGFGGMREGGKRKLTIPPEMGYGARGAGGVIPPNATLIFEVELLKVHD; encoded by the coding sequence ATGAGCAATCTGATTATTGAAGACATTGAAACCGGCAGCGGCAAAACCGCCGAAAAAGGCAAACGGATTTCCGTACACTACAGCGGCTACCTCACCAACGGCAGCAAATTCGACTCCAGCCTCGACCGCGGCCAACCGCTCACCATCATCCTGGGCGTAGGCCAGGTCATCCGCGGCTGGGACGAAGGCTTCGGCGGTATGCGCGAAGGCGGCAAACGCAAGCTCACCATCCCGCCAGAAATGGGCTACGGTGCACGCGGTGCCGGCGGTGTGATTCCACCGAACGCCACTTTGATTTTTGAAGTGGAATTGCTGAAGGTACACGATTAA
- a CDS encoding malate dehydrogenase, whose amino-acid sequence MTHTNTPKAPVRVAVTGAAGQIAYSLLFRIAAGDMLGADQPVILQLLDLPQAQQAVQGVIMELHDCAFPLLADVFATSDPEAAFQDAEIAILVGARPRSKGMERADLLHANANIFTAQGAALNKVASRNVKVLVVGNPANTNAYIAMKSAPDLPARNFTAMLRLDHNRALNQIALKIGHSVNSINQLCVWGNHSPSMYADYRFATVNGQSVQELIGDAQWNTEHFLPTVAKRGAAIIEARGLSSAASAANAAIEHIRDWVLGSNGRWVTMGVPSDGAYGIPEGLIFGLPVVCENGGYRVIKDLPIDDFSRERIGITLKELEDERAAVAHLL is encoded by the coding sequence ATGACCCACACCAACACGCCAAAAGCCCCCGTCCGCGTAGCTGTAACCGGCGCTGCCGGCCAGATTGCCTACTCTTTATTATTCCGCATTGCCGCCGGCGATATGCTCGGCGCAGACCAGCCCGTTATCCTGCAACTGCTCGATTTGCCGCAAGCGCAGCAGGCCGTACAGGGCGTGATTATGGAGCTGCACGACTGCGCCTTCCCGCTGCTGGCTGATGTGTTTGCCACCAGCGACCCCGAAGCCGCATTTCAAGATGCCGAAATCGCTATTTTGGTCGGTGCCCGCCCGCGCAGCAAAGGCATGGAACGTGCCGATCTGCTGCATGCCAATGCCAATATCTTCACCGCGCAGGGCGCCGCGTTGAACAAGGTGGCTAGCCGCAACGTGAAAGTGCTCGTAGTGGGCAACCCTGCCAACACCAACGCTTATATAGCCATGAAATCCGCGCCCGACCTGCCCGCACGCAATTTCACCGCCATGCTGCGCCTCGACCACAACCGGGCTCTCAATCAAATCGCCCTTAAAATCGGCCATTCTGTAAATAGTATCAATCAATTATGCGTATGGGGCAACCACAGCCCCAGCATGTATGCCGACTACCGTTTCGCCACCGTAAACGGCCAAAGCGTGCAAGAGTTGATTGGCGATGCACAATGGAACACCGAACACTTCCTGCCCACCGTGGCCAAACGCGGCGCCGCCATCATCGAAGCGCGCGGCCTCTCTTCCGCTGCCTCAGCCGCCAACGCCGCCATCGAACACATCCGCGACTGGGTGCTCGGCAGCAACGGCCGCTGGGTAACCATGGGAGTGCCTTCAGACGGCGCCTACGGCATCCCCGAAGGTCTTATCTTCGGCTTGCCCGTGGTGTGCGAAAACGGCGGATACCGCGTGATTAAAGACTTGCCGATTGACGACTTTAGCCGCGAACGTATCGGCATCACGCTCAAAGAGTTGGAAGACGAACGCGCGGCGGTGGCGCATTTGTTGTAA
- the sdhC gene encoding succinate dehydrogenase, cytochrome b556 subunit, which translates to MRTTNRPIFLDIISIRLPIPGIVSILHRISGVLLFISLPLLLWLLAGTLDNAAAFESYRAFVAHPLVKIGLIGLLWAYLHHFFAGIRFLFLDAHKGLALNTARTTAKTVMALALICTAILGVWLW; encoded by the coding sequence ATGCGAACGACTAACAGACCGATATTCCTGGACATCATCAGCATCCGGCTGCCGATTCCGGGGATTGTTTCCATTCTGCACCGCATCAGCGGCGTGCTGTTGTTTATCAGCCTGCCGCTTCTGTTGTGGCTGCTTGCCGGCACGCTGGATAATGCCGCTGCCTTTGAATCTTATCGCGCCTTCGTGGCTCATCCGCTGGTGAAAATCGGCCTAATCGGGCTGTTGTGGGCTTATTTGCACCACTTCTTTGCCGGCATCCGCTTCCTGTTTTTGGATGCGCACAAAGGCCTGGCGCTGAACACTGCCCGCACCACCGCCAAAACCGTGATGGCGCTGGCTTTGATCTGCACCGCAATTTTGGGAGTATGGCTATGGTAG
- the sdhD gene encoding succinate dehydrogenase, hydrophobic membrane anchor protein — protein sequence MVDRKLTGAHYGLRDWAMQRATAVLMLIYTVALIVFLLALPGDYAAWQAFFGQTWVKVFTQISFIALFLHAWVGIRDLWMDYIKPFGLRLFLQVATIVWLAGCMVYSVKVIWG from the coding sequence ATGGTAGACCGCAAACTTACCGGCGCACACTACGGCCTGCGCGATTGGGCGATGCAGCGCGCCACCGCGGTGCTGATGCTGATTTACACCGTCGCGCTGATTGTATTCCTGCTCGCACTGCCGGGCGACTACGCCGCATGGCAGGCATTTTTTGGCCAAACTTGGGTGAAAGTGTTTACCCAAATCAGCTTCATCGCGCTGTTTCTGCATGCCTGGGTAGGTATCCGCGATTTGTGGATGGACTACATCAAGCCGTTCGGCCTGCGCCTGTTCCTTCAGGTAGCCACCATCGTTTGGCTGGCAGGCTGCATGGTTTACTCGGTTAAAGTGATTTGGGGTTGA